The Altererythrobacter sp. H2 genomic sequence AGGTCCCTCCCCCCACTTCCTGAGCGCGCTTTCCAGGTCAGATCTCGACCTGGCTGCCCAGCTCCACCACGCGGTTGGTCGGCAGGCGGAAGAATTCCATCGCCGTGGCAGCGTTACGCAGCATCCAGGCGAAGATCTTCTCCCGCCACAATGCCATGCCCGGGTTGGCCGATGGCAGCAGCGTCTGACGGCTGAGGAAGAAGCTGGTCTGCATCATGTCGAACTCGCCGCCGCAGCGTTCCATCTTCTTGAGGCCAAGCGGAACGTCGGTTTCCTCCATGAAGCCATAGTGCAGCACGGCGCGATAGAAGCCGTCACCGAGCTCGTGATATTCGCACCGGGCTTCGGGATCGACATAGGGCACATCAGCGATCAGCACGGTCAGGATCACCACCCGCTCGTGGATCACCTTGTTGTGTTTGATGTTGTGCAGCAGGGCCGAGGGCACCCCGCCGGTGGTCGATGCCATGAAGATCGCCGTGCCCGGCACACGGGTGGCGCTGTTCTTGGCGGACTTAGCGAAGATCTCCATCGGCAGGGCCACCTCGGTCATCCGCTCGCGCATCAGGCGGCGGCCCTTGGCCCAGGTGGTCAGCAGGGTAAAGGCGATGGCTCCGATCAGCAGCGGGAACCAGCCACCGTCAGGCACCTTGACCAGATTGGCGAGGAAATAGGCTCCGTCGACCACGAGGAACAGGATCACGACCGGGGCGGCGTACCACCACTTCCACTTCCACACCCCGATCAGCAGCACGGCCATCAGCAGCGTATCGAGCGTGACGGCACCGGTCACGGCGATCCCGTAGGCCGATGCGAGATTGGACGAGTTCTGGAAGGTCAGGACCAGAACGATGACGGCGATCATCAGGGCCCAGTTGATCGTCGGAATATAGATCTGTCCGCCCTCGGTTTCGCTGGTGTGCCGGATCGAAAGCCGCGGGATATAGCCCATCTGGATCGCCTGGTGGGTGATCGAGAACGCTCCCGAAATGACCGCCTGGCTGGCGATGAAGGTCGCCATGGTCGCCAGGATGACCAGCGGCAGCCGCCACTCCTCGCTGGCGAGGAAGAAGAAGGGATTGCGGATAGCCTCAGCCGCCTCCGCCGTGGGCAAGGCGATGATCATCGCCCCTTGCCCGAAGTAGTTGAGCAGCAGGCACGGCATCACGAACCCGAACCACGACAGACGCATCGGGCCGCGCCCGAAGTGGCCCATGTCGGAATAGAGCGCCTCCGAGCCGGTCACTGCCAGCACTACCGAGCCGAGCGCCAGGAATGCGAGCCATTTGTCGACCAGGAAAAACTGGACTGCATACCAGGGATTGAGCGCCCAGAGAATTTCCGGATGCTGGACGATCTGGACCGAACCGAGCGCTGCAATGACGCAGAAATAGACGATCATCACCGGCGCAAACAACGCACCGACCTTGGCCGTGCCACGCTTCTGCAGAATGAACAGAAAAATCAGCAACGTCAGGGCAATGGGAATTACGAAGGGATCAAGCCGGTGATCCACCACTGTCAGGCCTTCGACGGCTGAAAGCACGGAAATCGCCGGAGTAATCATGCTGTCGCCATAAAACAGCGCAGTCGCAAAAACCCCCAGCAGCACCGCGAGCCAGCCATAGCGCGAGGTACTGATATGGCTGGAGATGAGCGCCACCAGCGCGAGACTGCCGCCCTGCCCCTTGTTGTCGGCCCGCATCAGGATGGTGACATACTGGATCGAAACCACCAGCGTCATCGACCAGAAGATCAGGCTGACCACGCCGAGAATATGCAACTGGTCAATAGCCAGTGGGTTGGGCCCGACAAACGTTTCGCGAAATGCGTAGAGCGGGCTGGTCCCGATGTCGCCGAAAACCACACCGATTGCGCCGAAGGCCAGAGCGGCTTTCGTCGCCCCCTGCTTGCCATGCGTTCCATGCGCCGGCGGCGCTACTCCGGATGCGGGGGTGGTTTCGCTCATGGTCGCGAACGTCCAGTTGCGCCCCGCAGAAATCGCGGAGCAAAGGCAGGGGCGCTTAGCAGCATGATTTGTGCGCTGCAATAACGCGCTAAATTGACGCTACTGCGGCCCCGGCGCTGCCTGCGGCATGGGTTGGGCCAGCATGGCATCGAGCTGGGCGAGGCGTTGTTGCATGGCGGGCAACCATTCGGCCCCTTCCGGCGCGCGTTCGATCATCTGCGCCCAGACGCCGCGCGCGTCAGCGAACCGTTCCGACCGCAGCAGAGCAACCCCCAGGAAATAGGGTGCTGCCGGGTGATCGGGATCGGCCGCCTCAGCGCGTGAATAGGCAAACATGGCCGCTGCCGTCGGGACGCCCTCGGCATGTTCCACCAGAGCATTGCCGAGAGCGATCCATGCCTCGGCGTCGTCCGGGTTTTCCCGCACCGAGACGCGCAGGATACCGGCCGCATCGTCAAATTGCCCTTTGCGGGCGAACCCGTCAGACAAGGTGATATCGGCGGAGGGCGGCTGCGAGGGATCGAACAGCAGGCGCCGCGCCTCGATCATTGCCGGCCCTGCCTCGGTCGGCGTCGGGACAGCGTCTTTCGGCGCTCCGGCGAGCTGCGGGTTACCCTGCGTGGCATAGCCCGTCAGGCCAAACAGCAGGCCCGCCCCGAACAGGGTCCAGCCCGTCCGCGGCAGCTTTGCCAGGAAGGCAGCAACCAGGAACGCCGCCAGTGCCAGGGCAAGAATCGGCAACCAGTTCATTGCGATTTCCTCAGACGCAGGCGGCGCCACAGAATGATAACCGCCACCAGCACCAGCATCAGCGGCATCACGAACAGAGGCCATGTCGTGCTGCTCATGGTAGGCTCGTAGCTGACGTAATCCCCGTAGCGTTCCACCAGCCAGGCCCGGATATCCTCGGGTTCCTCACCCGCCAGGATGCGGGTGCGGACCTGATGGCGCATGTCGCCTGCCATGGGTGCATCGCTGTCGGCAATCGACTGGCTCTGGCATTTGAGGCAGCGCAGTGCGTGCATCAGCTTCACGGCGGCTTCCTCCTGCGCCGGATCGTCGAGCTGGCGATAGGCATAGGGCGCCGGCGGGAGGGTCTGCTGCGCGACCACCGGAACGGCGAAGATTGCCGCGACCAGGATCAGCAGCGCCCTCATGCCCCGGCCTTGCGCAGCTCTTCGAGCAGGACAGGCACGTCGCTCGCCCGGATATCGCCCATATGCTGGTAAGTGATCGTTCCCTTGCCGTCGATCACGAAGGTTTCGGGCACACCTTGCGAGCCGATGCCGAGCATGACTTCAGACAGGTCGTCGGCACCGATACGGGTATAGGGATTGCCATGGCGCGCAAGGAATTCCGCAACATCTTCAGGCCGGTCCCGAATGGCGATCCCGACGATTTCCACGCCCGAAGCGCGCAGCTGCTCCAGATAGGGAGCTTCGGCAATACACGGCAGGCACCAGCTCGCCCACACGTTGAGCAGACGCGGCTTGCCATCGCGCAGGTCGGCATCGCTTGCACCGGGTAACCCATCGAACGCCGGCTCCAGCGCAAAAGCGGGCAAGGTCTTGCCGATCATGGTGCTGCGGACGAACTCTTCCTTCGGCTGGCTGAGCTGGTAGCCCGCCAGGCCAACGAACAGAGCGAACAGGCCCAGGGGAATCCACCACCAGCGCATCAGGCCCGGGCCTCCCGCCGGCGCTCAGCCATGCGTGTGCGCACGCGGCGGCGCTTGAGGTCTTCCAGCACCCGGCCAACCAGGGCCAGGGTACCGCCCAATGCGACCAGCAGGCCGCCATACCAGATCAGGGTGACCCAGGGCTTCCACCACAGCCGCAGCTGCCAGCGCCCGTCTTCGCCCTGGTTGCCGATCACTGCGTAGAGCTGGCCATTCCACCGGGTCGCGAGCACACTCTCGTTGGTTTCCTGGATCGGGGCCCAGAAACTGCGGGCTTGCGGGCCGAGCACGATCGGCTCGCCTCCGTCATAGCTGGCCAGCAGACGTGCCTCGATCGCAGTCCAGTTCGGCCCGGCAACCGGCTCGACCCCGGCCAGGGTGACGGACCACGGCCCGACATCGGTGGTTCCGCCCGCCTGGACAGCAGCCAACCGCTCCTTGTTGAAGGCCGTTTCGCTGGCCATGCCGAACAGAGCCACCGCGATGCCGAAATGGGCCACGACCATGCCCCACGTCGCAACCGGGACCAACCGCAGGTTCCGGCCGCGCAAGGGCAGGAAACTGGCAATTGCGAGACCGGCTGCGAACGCCAGGCCGAGCAGCGGCAGGATGCCCGTGTCATACAACGCGAGGACCAGCACCAGCACTGTCAGGGTCACCAGACCCACCAGTATCAGCGGCGTGCGTACCCGCGCCAGCTTGTCGCGCCGCCAGTGCAGCAGGGGGCCGACCGCCATCACCGCCAGCATCGGGAACGTGAAGATCGCTCCGACGGGGTTGAAATAGGGCGGCCCGACCGAAACGCGGACGTCGAAAGCCTCGGTCACCAGCGGATAAAGCGTGCCCATCAGAACCACGCCGAGGATGGCGCAGAGCATGACGTTGTTGAACACCAGTGCGCCTTCACGGCTGGCCGTGGTGAAACGCTCGCCCTCAGCCACGCTGCCCGCCCGCAAGGCGAACAGCGCCAGCGCACCGCCAATGTAGATCGTCAGCAGGATCAGGATGAACGAGCCGCGCTGCGGATCGACAGCGAAAGCGTGGACGCTGGTCAGGATGCCCGAGCGGACGAGAAACGTGCCCAGCATGCTCATCGAGAAGGCGATCACGCCCAGCATGATCGTCCAGGCCCGCAGGGCATCGCGCGCCGCCAGCACGCTGGCCGAATGGAGCAGTGCCGTTGCCGCAAGCCACGGCATCAGCGAGGCGTTCTCGACCGGGTCCCAGAACCACCAGCCGCCCCAGCCCAGTTCGTAATAAGCCCAATAGGAACCGGCCGTGATGCCGACAGTCAGGAACACCCAGGCACCCAGCACCCACGGGCGCATGGCGCGGGCAAATTCAGGGGTGACCTGCCGGGTCAGCATCGCCCCGACGGCAAAACTGAACGCGACCGACAGCCCGACGTAGCCGAAGTAGAGCGTCGGCGGATGGAAGGCGAGGCCGATGTCCTGCAACAGCGGATTGAGGCCCAGCCCCTCCGTCGCGGGCATCGGCAGGCGCTCGAACGGGTTGGAGCTGAGCAGCAGGAAGGCATAGAACCCCAGCCCGACGAAAGCCTGGGCGCCCAGCGTCGCCAGCATGGTCTTCTCCGGCAGGCGGCGCTCAACCAGCGCGATCAGGCCGCCGGCCATGGCCATGACGGTGATCCACAGCAGCATTGAGCCTTCGTGGTTGCCCCAGGCACCCGAGAGCTTGAAGATCATCGGCTTCATCGAGTGCGAATTGGTCGCAACCAGTTTCACCGAAAGGTCAGTGACCGCGAACAGCCACAGCAGCACGCCGAACGCAAAAGCGCACAGCACCCCCTGCACAATGGCCGCAGGGCGGACCAGTTGCGCCAGTTCCCCGGTTGGATGACGGATCGACAGGAACCCTGCGATCAACTGGAGGGCGGCCAGCGCCGCCGCCAGCCACAGTGCGGCCAGCCCGAGTTCTGCGATCACTCGGCTGTCTCCTGGATGAGAGCGGCCTGCTGGTGCTGGCTCATCTCCTGCAATTCGCGCGGCACGTAATTCTCGTCATGCTTGGCAAGCAGGTTGTCCGCTATGAACACCCCGTCGGGCCCGAGTTTGCCTTCCGCTACCACGCCAGACCCTTCTACGAACAGGTCGGGAAGGATACCAGTGAAGCGAACCGGCACCATCGCCGCGTCCTGGTCTGTAACCCTGAAGGCCACTGTGACTCCGTCCGGCAAGGTCTTGATGCTGCCCTGCTCGACCATCCCGCCCAGGCGGACCGCCTGCCCTACTTCGGGCGGATCAGACACCATCTGCCCGGGAAGATAGAAATAATTGGCCTGGCTGCGCAGCGCCCATGCCGCAAGCAGCCCCGCCCCGACCAGCGCAACCAACGCCACCACGATCAGGATCAATC encodes the following:
- a CDS encoding potassium transporter Kup → MSETTPASGVAPPAHGTHGKQGATKAALAFGAIGVVFGDIGTSPLYAFRETFVGPNPLAIDQLHILGVVSLIFWSMTLVVSIQYVTILMRADNKGQGGSLALVALISSHISTSRYGWLAVLLGVFATALFYGDSMITPAISVLSAVEGLTVVDHRLDPFVIPIALTLLIFLFILQKRGTAKVGALFAPVMIVYFCVIAALGSVQIVQHPEILWALNPWYAVQFFLVDKWLAFLALGSVVLAVTGSEALYSDMGHFGRGPMRLSWFGFVMPCLLLNYFGQGAMIIALPTAEAAEAIRNPFFFLASEEWRLPLVILATMATFIASQAVISGAFSITHQAIQMGYIPRLSIRHTSETEGGQIYIPTINWALMIAVIVLVLTFQNSSNLASAYGIAVTGAVTLDTLLMAVLLIGVWKWKWWYAAPVVILFLVVDGAYFLANLVKVPDGGWFPLLIGAIAFTLLTTWAKGRRLMRERMTEVALPMEIFAKSAKNSATRVPGTAIFMASTTGGVPSALLHNIKHNKVIHERVVILTVLIADVPYVDPEARCEYHELGDGFYRAVLHYGFMEETDVPLGLKKMERCGGEFDMMQTSFFLSRQTLLPSANPGMALWREKIFAWMLRNAATAMEFFRLPTNRVVELGSQVEI
- a CDS encoding tetratricopeptide repeat protein, whose product is MNWLPILALALAAFLVAAFLAKLPRTGWTLFGAGLLFGLTGYATQGNPQLAGAPKDAVPTPTEAGPAMIEARRLLFDPSQPPSADITLSDGFARKGQFDDAAGILRVSVRENPDDAEAWIALGNALVEHAEGVPTAAAMFAYSRAEAADPDHPAAPYFLGVALLRSERFADARGVWAQMIERAPEGAEWLPAMQQRLAQLDAMLAQPMPQAAPGPQ
- a CDS encoding cytochrome c-type biogenesis protein; its protein translation is MRALLILVAAIFAVPVVAQQTLPPAPYAYRQLDDPAQEEAAVKLMHALRCLKCQSQSIADSDAPMAGDMRHQVRTRILAGEEPEDIRAWLVERYGDYVSYEPTMSSTTWPLFVMPLMLVLVAVIILWRRLRLRKSQ
- a CDS encoding DsbE family thiol:disulfide interchange protein produces the protein MRWWWIPLGLFALFVGLAGYQLSQPKEEFVRSTMIGKTLPAFALEPAFDGLPGASDADLRDGKPRLLNVWASWCLPCIAEAPYLEQLRASGVEIVGIAIRDRPEDVAEFLARHGNPYTRIGADDLSEVMLGIGSQGVPETFVIDGKGTITYQHMGDIRASDVPVLLEELRKAGA
- a CDS encoding heme lyase CcmF/NrfE family subunit, which encodes MIAELGLAALWLAAALAALQLIAGFLSIRHPTGELAQLVRPAAIVQGVLCAFAFGVLLWLFAVTDLSVKLVATNSHSMKPMIFKLSGAWGNHEGSMLLWITVMAMAGGLIALVERRLPEKTMLATLGAQAFVGLGFYAFLLLSSNPFERLPMPATEGLGLNPLLQDIGLAFHPPTLYFGYVGLSVAFSFAVGAMLTRQVTPEFARAMRPWVLGAWVFLTVGITAGSYWAYYELGWGGWWFWDPVENASLMPWLAATALLHSASVLAARDALRAWTIMLGVIAFSMSMLGTFLVRSGILTSVHAFAVDPQRGSFILILLTIYIGGALALFALRAGSVAEGERFTTASREGALVFNNVMLCAILGVVLMGTLYPLVTEAFDVRVSVGPPYFNPVGAIFTFPMLAVMAVGPLLHWRRDKLARVRTPLILVGLVTLTVLVLVLALYDTGILPLLGLAFAAGLAIASFLPLRGRNLRLVPVATWGMVVAHFGIAVALFGMASETAFNKERLAAVQAGGTTDVGPWSVTLAGVEPVAGPNWTAIEARLLASYDGGEPIVLGPQARSFWAPIQETNESVLATRWNGQLYAVIGNQGEDGRWQLRLWWKPWVTLIWYGGLLVALGGTLALVGRVLEDLKRRRVRTRMAERRREARA
- the ccmE gene encoding cytochrome c maturation protein CcmE; the protein is MTALKAKHQRLILIVVALVALVGAGLLAAWALRSQANYFYLPGQMVSDPPEVGQAVRLGGMVEQGSIKTLPDGVTVAFRVTDQDAAMVPVRFTGILPDLFVEGSGVVAEGKLGPDGVFIADNLLAKHDENYVPRELQEMSQHQQAALIQETAE